From Segatella copri, the proteins below share one genomic window:
- a CDS encoding sigma-70 family RNA polymerase sigma factor, with protein sequence MRQLKISKSITNRSSEALDKYLVEIGREPMVSIDEEIELAQKIRKGGREGERAKEKLVKANLRFVVSVAKQYQHQGLSLTDLIDEGNIGLVKAAEKFDETRGFKFISYAVWWIRQSILQAIAEQSRIVRLPLNQVGALSKISAEISKFEQENQRKPSVAELAQITKMEESKIDQTIKADNHHMSIDAPFGSDDDDNAMVDVMASGDDSRTDKGVDFESMASELDRVLNSVLKDRERKILCYCYGIGCHEKGLEEIGSEFNLTRERVRQIREKSIIKLRDSGKIKILMKYLG encoded by the coding sequence ATGAGACAACTTAAGATTAGTAAGAGTATAACCAACCGTTCCAGTGAAGCACTCGACAAGTACTTGGTGGAGATTGGTAGAGAGCCTATGGTCTCTATCGATGAAGAAATCGAACTTGCCCAGAAGATTCGCAAAGGCGGTCGTGAGGGAGAACGTGCCAAGGAGAAATTGGTAAAAGCAAACCTTCGTTTCGTTGTATCTGTTGCTAAGCAATATCAGCACCAAGGTCTTTCTCTTACCGACCTCATCGACGAGGGTAACATCGGTTTGGTAAAGGCTGCTGAAAAGTTTGACGAGACCCGCGGCTTTAAGTTTATCTCATACGCCGTATGGTGGATTCGTCAGAGCATCCTGCAGGCTATTGCCGAGCAGAGCCGTATCGTTCGCCTGCCTTTGAACCAGGTAGGTGCATTGAGTAAGATTAGTGCAGAAATCAGTAAGTTTGAGCAGGAGAACCAGCGCAAACCTTCTGTTGCTGAGCTCGCTCAAATCACAAAGATGGAAGAAAGCAAAATCGACCAGACTATCAAGGCAGATAATCACCACATGAGTATCGATGCTCCATTCGGTAGCGATGATGATGACAATGCGATGGTCGACGTGATGGCTTCGGGTGATGACAGCCGTACCGACAAGGGTGTTGACTTCGAGTCTATGGCGAGCGAGCTTGACCGCGTTCTCAACTCTGTATTGAAAGACCGTGAACGCAAGATTCTGTGCTACTGCTATGGTATCGGTTGCCACGAGAAGGGTTTGGAGGAAATCGGCAGCGAGTTCAACCTTACCCGTGAGCGTGTTCGCCAGATTCGCGAAAAGAGTATCATCAAGCTCCGTGATAGCGGTAAGATCAAAATCTTGATGAAGTACTTGGGATAA
- a CDS encoding peptide MFS transporter, which translates to MFENQPKGLWALALANTGERFGYYTMLAVFLLYLQANFGFETGLASTIYSTFLMMVYFLPIIGGIAADKFGFGRMVTTGIFIMFIGYLVLSLPLGKDTVAIAAMGISLILIALGTGLFKGNLQVMVGRLYDEPQYASNRDSGFSLFYMAINIGAMFAPTAAIKIMKWAQESLSVSVEDSYHFAFAVACASLIFSIAIYYAFSFTYKHVLASETKSKDDKTSAKETNELSKAETKERIICLCLVFAVVIFFWMAFHQNGNTLTLFARDYTQKTSEGLQSMAFDVTNLVACIFVVYGCFGLAQSKTGKGKGISLGVIVAAIAFLFYKYSNLEGAVDVEAPIFQQFNPCYVVALTPVSVALFSWLHKIGKEPTSPEKIGLGMLVAALGFVWMAVGSMGLELPLTQGDPATEGTRVSANLLISTYLILTFAELLLSPIGISFVSKVAPPKYAGLMMGLWFGATAIGNQLVMIPGIMWGQNFNLIAIWGVLAGICLVSALFIFSIIKKLNRVS; encoded by the coding sequence ATGTTTGAGAATCAACCAAAAGGTCTGTGGGCCTTAGCTTTGGCAAACACGGGTGAGCGTTTCGGCTATTACACCATGCTTGCTGTATTCTTGCTTTATTTGCAGGCCAACTTCGGTTTTGAAACCGGATTGGCAAGTACTATTTACTCTACATTCCTGATGATGGTTTATTTCCTTCCTATCATCGGTGGTATCGCAGCCGACAAGTTTGGCTTTGGACGTATGGTTACAACAGGTATCTTCATCATGTTCATCGGCTATCTTGTTCTCTCACTTCCTCTTGGCAAGGACACCGTTGCCATTGCTGCCATGGGCATTTCACTTATCCTCATCGCTTTGGGTACTGGCTTGTTCAAAGGTAATCTGCAGGTGATGGTAGGCCGTCTCTACGACGAGCCACAGTATGCCAGCAACCGTGATTCCGGTTTCTCGCTCTTCTATATGGCTATCAACATCGGTGCTATGTTTGCTCCTACTGCTGCCATCAAGATTATGAAGTGGGCGCAGGAGAGCCTGAGCGTGTCGGTGGAAGATTCATACCACTTCGCATTCGCCGTGGCTTGTGCTTCACTGATTTTCAGTATCGCTATCTATTATGCCTTCAGCTTTACATACAAGCATGTTCTTGCTTCAGAGACCAAGAGTAAGGATGATAAGACTTCTGCTAAGGAGACAAATGAACTTTCTAAGGCTGAGACCAAGGAGCGCATCATCTGCCTCTGTCTCGTATTCGCTGTGGTTATCTTCTTCTGGATGGCTTTCCATCAGAACGGTAATACATTGACACTCTTTGCCCGCGATTATACACAGAAGACTTCAGAGGGTCTGCAGTCAATGGCGTTCGATGTTACCAACCTCGTAGCCTGCATCTTCGTGGTTTACGGTTGTTTCGGTCTGGCACAGAGCAAGACTGGCAAGGGTAAGGGCATCTCTCTTGGCGTCATCGTTGCTGCCATCGCTTTCCTCTTCTACAAGTACAGCAACCTTGAAGGTGCCGTAGATGTTGAGGCTCCTATCTTCCAGCAGTTCAACCCATGCTATGTAGTGGCATTGACACCAGTGAGCGTTGCTTTGTTCTCATGGCTTCACAAGATTGGCAAGGAGCCTACATCGCCAGAGAAGATTGGCTTGGGTATGCTCGTTGCAGCTCTCGGTTTTGTATGGATGGCTGTAGGTTCTATGGGTTTGGAGCTTCCTTTGACACAGGGCGATCCTGCTACAGAGGGTACACGTGTAAGTGCTAACCTCCTCATCTCTACATACCTCATCCTTACATTCGCAGAGCTTCTGCTTTCTCCAATCGGTATTTCATTTGTATCGAAGGTAGCTCCTCCAAAGTATGCTGGTTTGATGATGGGTCTCTGGTTTGGTGCAACAGCCATCGGTAACCAGTTGGTTATGATTCCTGGCATCATGTGGGGGCAGAACTTCAACCTCATTGCCATCTGGGGTGTTCTCGCAGGTATTTGTCTGGTTTCAGCTCTCTTCATCTTCTCTATCATCAAGAAGTTGAATCGCGTAAGCTAA
- a CDS encoding S9 family peptidase, whose protein sequence is MIKAMILAAAALTMGTAADAQTMIQKNDIKVENHLMTPEALWAMGRIGGAEASPNGKQVVYQVGYYSVKENKGHQMLFIMDANGKNQKALTTDAKSETDAAWIQGGQKIAFIRDGQLWSMNPDGTGRKQLTNDKLGIQGFRFSPDGKKVILIKELPYHGTIKKNPSDLPLATGRLVTDMNYRHWDHYVESLLHPFVADVAEDGTINAGEDILKDEPFECPMAPFGGIEQLAWSPDSKTIAYTCRKKEGVQYAISTDSDIYLYNIGTRETKNLCKEAGYVEPKIDATKSMKNQAVNAPENLKNNPGYDVNPQFSADGKYIAWQSMARDGYESDRNRLCVYELATGKKNYVSEKFDSNVEGFVWNKDNKSLSFIGVWHGTLNLYQANFKGEVKQITNEWADYGSISLANNGNKLLATKASMSHPTDIYIVTPGKDAKSTKVEQITRENDHILNQLNLGKCEQRWVKTTDGKQMLVWIMLPSNFDANKKYPTLLFCEGGPQSPVSQFWSYRWNIQIMAANGYVVVLPNRRGLPGFGSAWNEEISGDWTGQCMNDYLSAIDDAANNLPYVDKDRLGCVGASFGGFSVYYLAGHHNKRFKAFLSHDGAFNLESMYTDTEEAWFSNWEYEDAYWNKDQSANAKKTYENSPHKFVDKWDTPILCIHGEKDYRINANQGMGAFNAARMRGIPAELLIYPDENHWVLKPQNGVLWQRTFFGWLDKWLKK, encoded by the coding sequence ATGATTAAAGCTATGATTTTAGCTGCTGCGGCTCTCACGATGGGCACAGCAGCTGATGCACAGACTATGATTCAGAAAAATGACATCAAGGTAGAAAACCACCTGATGACTCCTGAGGCTCTCTGGGCAATGGGACGTATCGGTGGCGCCGAAGCTTCGCCTAACGGCAAGCAGGTTGTGTACCAGGTGGGTTACTACAGTGTAAAGGAGAACAAGGGTCATCAGATGCTCTTCATCATGGATGCCAACGGCAAGAACCAGAAGGCATTGACCACGGATGCAAAGAGCGAAACAGATGCTGCCTGGATTCAGGGCGGACAGAAGATTGCCTTCATCCGCGACGGACAGCTCTGGAGCATGAACCCTGACGGTACAGGCAGAAAGCAGCTCACCAACGACAAGTTGGGCATCCAGGGCTTCCGCTTCTCTCCTGACGGCAAGAAGGTGATTCTCATCAAGGAACTCCCTTACCACGGAACCATCAAGAAGAATCCTTCTGATCTTCCATTGGCTACCGGCCGTCTCGTAACTGATATGAACTATCGCCACTGGGACCACTACGTAGAGAGCCTTCTCCATCCTTTCGTGGCTGATGTGGCTGAAGACGGTACCATCAATGCCGGCGAAGACATCCTGAAGGATGAACCATTCGAGTGCCCTATGGCTCCATTCGGTGGTATCGAGCAGCTGGCATGGAGTCCGGATTCCAAGACCATCGCCTATACCTGCCGTAAGAAGGAGGGCGTTCAGTATGCCATCTCTACCGACTCTGATATCTACCTATATAATATAGGTACGCGCGAGACAAAGAACCTCTGCAAGGAGGCTGGCTATGTAGAGCCTAAGATTGATGCTACCAAGAGCATGAAGAACCAGGCTGTCAACGCTCCTGAGAATCTGAAGAACAATCCGGGTTACGACGTGAACCCTCAGTTCTCTGCTGACGGCAAGTACATCGCTTGGCAGAGCATGGCTCGCGATGGCTACGAGAGCGACCGCAACCGCCTCTGTGTTTACGAACTCGCTACCGGCAAGAAGAACTATGTATCAGAGAAGTTCGACTCTAACGTAGAGGGCTTCGTATGGAACAAGGACAACAAGAGCCTCAGCTTCATCGGTGTATGGCACGGAACCCTGAACCTCTATCAGGCTAACTTCAAGGGCGAAGTGAAGCAGATTACCAACGAGTGGGCTGACTACGGAAGCATCTCGCTTGCCAACAACGGCAACAAGCTTCTTGCTACCAAGGCTAGCATGAGTCATCCTACTGATATCTACATCGTAACTCCAGGCAAGGATGCCAAGAGTACCAAGGTAGAGCAGATTACCCGCGAGAACGACCATATTCTGAACCAGTTGAATCTGGGTAAGTGTGAGCAGCGCTGGGTAAAGACTACCGACGGCAAGCAGATGCTGGTATGGATCATGTTGCCATCTAATTTCGATGCCAACAAGAAGTATCCTACCCTTCTCTTCTGCGAGGGTGGTCCTCAGAGTCCGGTAAGCCAGTTCTGGAGCTACCGCTGGAACATCCAGATCATGGCAGCCAACGGCTATGTAGTCGTATTGCCAAACCGCCGCGGTCTCCCTGGTTTCGGAAGCGCATGGAACGAAGAGATTTCTGGCGACTGGACAGGCCAGTGCATGAACGATTATCTTTCAGCTATTGATGATGCTGCCAACAATCTTCCTTACGTAGACAAGGATCGTCTGGGTTGTGTAGGTGCCAGCTTCGGTGGTTTCTCAGTATACTATCTCGCCGGTCATCACAACAAGCGTTTCAAGGCATTCCTCTCTCACGATGGTGCTTTCAACCTGGAGAGCATGTACACCGATACAGAGGAGGCTTGGTTCTCTAACTGGGAATACGAGGATGCTTACTGGAACAAGGACCAGAGTGCCAACGCCAAGAAGACTTACGAGAACAGTCCTCATAAGTTTGTAGACAAGTGGGATACTCCAATCCTCTGCATCCACGGCGAAAAGGATTACCGTATCAATGCCAACCAGGGCATGGGCGCCTTCAATGCAGCCCGCATGCGTGGCATTCCAGCCGAGCTCCTCATCTATCCTGATGAGAACCACTGGGTATTGAAGCCACAGAACGGCGTGCTCTGGCAGCGCACCTTCTTCGGCTGGTTAGACAAGTGGTTGAAGAAATAA
- a CDS encoding O-acetylhomoserine aminocarboxypropyltransferase/cysteine synthase family protein, translated as MKKNLRTASICVQGGYEPKNGEPIEVPIYQSTTFKYDNSEEMAMLFDLKKEGYFYTRLQNPTNDVVAKKIAELEGGVGAVLTSSGQAANFYAVFNICEAGDHIVTSNEIYGGTFNLFGVTLKKLGIECTFVNPNDSEEEIQKAFRPNTKVVFGETISNPGCAVLDIEKFARIAHKNGVPLIVDNTFATPINCRPFEWGADIVTHSTTKYMDGTASQVGGVVVDSGNFDWMAHADKFPGLCTPDDSYHGLTYVKAFGKMGYTTKLVAQLMRDLGSIPAPMNSFILNLGLQSLHLRMRQHCANAQKVAEFLQNDERVAWVHYSGLEGDEYHALAQKYMPNGTCGVIAFGLKGDRETAIKFMDSLDMINIVTHVADARTCVLHPASHTHRQLSEEQLKEAGVAPDLIRLSVGIEDVEDILDDIKQALDQI; from the coding sequence ATGAAAAAGAATTTACGTACCGCCTCTATCTGCGTGCAGGGAGGCTATGAGCCAAAGAACGGCGAACCGATTGAAGTGCCAATTTATCAAAGCACTACTTTCAAGTATGACAACTCTGAGGAGATGGCTATGCTCTTCGACCTGAAGAAGGAAGGCTACTTCTATACCCGTCTCCAGAACCCTACCAACGATGTTGTGGCTAAGAAGATTGCCGAACTCGAAGGTGGCGTGGGAGCCGTATTAACCAGCAGCGGTCAGGCTGCCAACTTCTATGCAGTATTCAACATCTGCGAAGCGGGCGACCATATCGTTACATCTAATGAGATTTATGGTGGTACCTTCAATCTCTTCGGCGTAACCCTGAAGAAACTCGGCATTGAGTGTACTTTCGTGAATCCGAACGATAGCGAAGAAGAAATCCAGAAGGCTTTCCGCCCTAACACCAAGGTTGTTTTCGGCGAAACCATCAGCAACCCGGGCTGCGCAGTACTCGACATCGAGAAGTTTGCACGCATTGCTCACAAGAATGGGGTGCCTCTCATCGTTGACAACACCTTCGCTACGCCTATCAACTGCCGCCCATTCGAATGGGGTGCCGACATCGTTACCCACAGTACCACCAAGTATATGGATGGTACCGCTTCACAGGTAGGTGGCGTTGTAGTAGACAGCGGCAACTTCGACTGGATGGCTCATGCTGATAAGTTCCCAGGTCTCTGCACACCGGATGACAGCTACCATGGTCTGACCTATGTGAAGGCTTTCGGCAAGATGGGTTACACCACCAAACTCGTAGCTCAGCTGATGCGCGATCTCGGCAGCATCCCTGCCCCAATGAATTCGTTCATCCTCAACCTCGGTCTTCAGAGTCTCCACCTCCGTATGCGCCAACATTGTGCAAATGCACAGAAGGTGGCAGAGTTCCTGCAGAACGATGAGCGTGTGGCTTGGGTTCATTATAGCGGTCTGGAGGGCGATGAGTATCATGCGCTTGCCCAGAAGTATATGCCAAACGGCACCTGCGGTGTTATTGCCTTCGGATTGAAGGGAGACCGCGAGACAGCCATCAAGTTTATGGATTCTCTCGACATGATCAACATCGTAACCCATGTAGCCGATGCCCGCACCTGTGTGCTCCATCCAGCCAGTCACACCCATCGCCAGCTCAGCGAAGAGCAGCTGAAGGAAGCAGGTGTTGCGCCAGATCTGATTCGCCTCTCTGTAGGTATCGAAGATGTAGAAGACATCCTCGATGATATCAAGCAGGCTTTGGATCAGATTTAA
- a CDS encoding DUF1846 domain-containing protein, giving the protein MKIGFDNEKYLKIQSEHIKERISQFDGKLYLELGGKLFDDHHASRVLPGFQPDSKLRMFQKISDSIEIVIVISAADIEKNKKRADLGITYDEDVLRLRGEFQNRGFMVGSVVITHYNGQPAAIAFKQRLEREGIKTYCHYLIEGYPHNVSLIASDEGFGQNDYVETERPLVIVTAPGPGSGKMAVCLSQLYNENKRGVHAGYAKFETFPVWNLPLKHPVNIAYEAATADLNDVNMIDPFHLEAYNKIAINYNRDVEIYPVLNALFEGIYGSNPYKSPTDMGVNMVGFCISDDEACCEASKNEIVRRYYAATNKLAAGACNEDEINKIQMLFNQAKITTDYRKVTVAAKNHKKETGHTSSAIELEDGTIICGHSSELLGCSAALLLNVTKQLAGIDHELKLIPQSMIEPIQHTKVNYLGGHNPRLHTDEVLVALSVLSENDENCKKALEQLPKLRGCQAHCTVMLSDVDQKIFKKLGVDITCEPVLKK; this is encoded by the coding sequence ATGAAGATAGGTTTTGATAACGAGAAGTATCTGAAGATTCAGTCAGAACACATCAAGGAGAGAATCTCACAGTTTGACGGAAAGCTTTACCTCGAATTGGGCGGTAAACTTTTTGACGATCATCATGCCAGCAGAGTTTTGCCGGGTTTCCAGCCTGACAGCAAACTGCGCATGTTCCAGAAAATCAGCGATAGCATCGAGATTGTTATCGTGATTAGTGCAGCCGATATAGAGAAGAACAAGAAGCGTGCCGACTTGGGCATTACATACGATGAGGACGTGTTGCGCCTTCGTGGTGAGTTCCAAAACCGTGGTTTCATGGTGGGTTCTGTTGTCATCACTCATTATAATGGCCAGCCTGCCGCCATCGCCTTCAAACAGCGTCTGGAGCGCGAGGGCATCAAGACTTACTGCCATTATCTCATCGAGGGCTATCCTCATAACGTGAGTCTGATTGCCTCTGACGAGGGCTTCGGTCAGAACGATTATGTTGAAACAGAGCGTCCGCTGGTTATTGTTACTGCGCCGGGTCCTGGTAGCGGTAAGATGGCGGTTTGCCTGAGTCAGCTTTATAATGAGAACAAGCGTGGTGTGCATGCCGGCTATGCCAAGTTTGAGACATTCCCTGTGTGGAATCTCCCATTGAAGCATCCTGTGAACATCGCATACGAGGCTGCTACTGCCGATCTGAACGATGTGAATATGATTGACCCGTTCCATCTGGAGGCTTACAACAAGATAGCCATCAACTATAACCGTGATGTAGAGATTTATCCTGTGCTCAATGCGCTGTTCGAGGGTATCTATGGTAGCAATCCATACAAGTCGCCTACGGATATGGGTGTGAACATGGTAGGTTTCTGTATCTCTGATGATGAGGCTTGCTGCGAGGCATCCAAGAATGAGATTGTCCGCCGTTACTATGCGGCTACCAACAAGTTGGCGGCTGGTGCTTGCAATGAAGATGAGATCAATAAGATTCAGATGCTCTTCAATCAGGCTAAGATTACTACTGATTACCGCAAGGTGACGGTAGCTGCCAAGAATCATAAGAAGGAGACGGGTCATACCTCTTCTGCCATTGAGTTGGAGGATGGTACCATTATCTGCGGTCATAGCAGCGAGTTGCTGGGCTGTAGTGCCGCCTTGCTCCTGAATGTTACCAAGCAGTTGGCAGGCATCGACCATGAATTGAAGCTGATTCCTCAGTCGATGATTGAGCCTATCCAGCATACCAAGGTGAATTATCTCGGTGGTCACAATCCTCGTCTTCATACGGATGAGGTTTTGGTAGCTCTTTCTGTTCTTTCAGAGAATGATGAGAACTGCAAGAAGGCATTGGAGCAGTTGCCTAAGCTTCGCGGATGTCAGGCTCATTGCACCGTGATGCTGAGTGATGTAGACCAGAAAATCTTCAAGAAGCTCGGTGTGGATATCACCTGCGAGCCGGTATTGAAGAAGTAA
- a CDS encoding HipA domain-containing protein, whose amino-acid sequence MEKCLYCYKPLKPGQVDYHPACARKLFGTKEAPVLPYVRKEIGDLAKQVVRAQTTLTGVQAKLSLDVNPGGKNEPSRFTIVGLWGKYILKPQTDRYRCLPEIEDLTMHLAEAAKIAVVPHGLIRFADGELCYITRRIDRLDDGQKVPMEDMCQLSERLTEYKYKGSYEQIARLIKKYSSFSQLDLVNYWEVVIFSWITGNADMHLKNFSLYNNRKLGYGLTPAYDLLCTKIVMPEDTEELALTLNGRKRKIQKSDFVKVMTASGLSDKVINNIAKKFRRSIVKWLDLIEASFLPDSMKKEYKKLILSRVMALR is encoded by the coding sequence ATGGAGAAATGTCTATATTGTTATAAACCGCTCAAACCTGGTCAGGTAGATTACCATCCCGCCTGCGCACGCAAGCTCTTCGGCACCAAGGAAGCCCCTGTCCTACCCTACGTTAGAAAGGAAATTGGCGACCTGGCAAAACAGGTAGTGCGTGCCCAGACCACCCTCACCGGTGTGCAGGCGAAGCTCTCGCTCGATGTAAATCCGGGCGGAAAGAACGAACCATCCCGTTTCACCATCGTAGGTCTTTGGGGAAAATATATCCTCAAGCCACAAACCGACCGCTACCGCTGTCTACCGGAAATAGAAGACCTCACGATGCATCTCGCCGAAGCCGCCAAGATAGCTGTGGTTCCCCACGGACTGATTCGCTTTGCCGATGGTGAACTCTGTTATATCACCCGGAGAATAGACCGACTGGATGATGGACAAAAGGTACCGATGGAAGATATGTGTCAGCTGTCAGAGCGCCTTACCGAATACAAATATAAAGGTTCCTACGAGCAGATAGCCAGACTCATCAAGAAGTATTCATCGTTCTCGCAGCTCGACCTCGTGAACTATTGGGAAGTGGTCATCTTCTCATGGATTACGGGCAACGCTGACATGCACCTCAAGAACTTCTCGCTCTACAACAACCGCAAGTTGGGTTATGGCTTAACTCCAGCCTACGACCTCCTCTGCACGAAGATTGTGATGCCAGAAGATACCGAGGAACTCGCCCTGACGCTCAACGGAAGAAAGAGAAAGATTCAGAAATCTGATTTCGTCAAGGTAATGACCGCCTCGGGCCTCAGCGACAAGGTAATCAACAACATCGCCAAAAAGTTCCGCCGATCCATCGTGAAATGGCTCGACCTGATAGAAGCCTCCTTCCTGCCAGACAGCATGAAGAAGGAATACAAGAAACTGATTCTCAGCAGAGTTATGGCATTAAGATAA
- a CDS encoding HipA N-terminal domain-containing protein, which translates to MKQGKIYLYDQYVGLLTEDETGFTFAYDSDYLASDGAEAVSLTLPLSDEPYHDTVLFPFFDGLIPEGWLLNIAESSWKINQRDRMSLLLACCKDCIGAVSVIPTNESPAEETNGSSQKQKGE; encoded by the coding sequence ATGAAACAAGGAAAAATATATCTCTACGACCAATACGTAGGTCTGCTGACGGAAGACGAGACAGGCTTTACCTTCGCCTATGATTCAGATTATCTGGCATCGGATGGTGCGGAAGCCGTAAGTCTGACGCTTCCCTTATCCGATGAGCCCTACCACGATACCGTACTGTTCCCATTCTTCGATGGATTAATCCCCGAAGGCTGGCTGCTGAACATTGCAGAAAGCAGTTGGAAAATCAACCAGCGCGACAGAATGTCGCTCCTCCTTGCCTGCTGCAAGGATTGCATCGGAGCAGTAAGCGTGATTCCTACAAACGAATCTCCAGCAGAAGAAACGAATGGTTCATCCCAAAAACAGAAAGGAGAATAA
- a CDS encoding helix-turn-helix transcriptional regulator — protein MSNTLSSYVKEMRKQFGLTQVDLAAKSGVGLRFVRELEQGKETLRLDKVNQVLLLFGQEIGPVPIKKE, from the coding sequence ATGAGCAATACATTATCATCATACGTCAAGGAAATGCGCAAGCAATTCGGATTGACGCAAGTAGATCTGGCAGCGAAATCGGGCGTAGGACTCAGATTCGTAAGAGAACTGGAACAGGGAAAGGAAACATTGCGACTCGATAAAGTAAATCAGGTCCTCCTCCTGTTCGGTCAGGAAATAGGCCCCGTTCCTATCAAAAAAGAATAA